A single region of the Glycine max cultivar Williams 82 chromosome 20, Glycine_max_v4.0, whole genome shotgun sequence genome encodes:
- the LOC121174351 gene encoding secreted RxLR effector protein 161-like, producing the protein MSCVPYARVLGTCICTRPNLAQAVNVVGKYMGNPRKEHWKVVKHIFRYLKRTTNIGLIYHGDTSCALAGYSDSDYVADLDVRRFVTRYTFMSRDSLISWKATLNPIMALSTIEAEYMALEKATKEGI; encoded by the coding sequence ATGTCTTGTGTTCCATATGCAAGGGTGTTAGGTACTTGCATATGCACCAGACCAAACCTAGCACAAGCAGTCAATGTTGTGGGTAAGTATATGGGTAATCCTAGGAAGGAACATTGGAAAGTTGTGAAACATATATTCAGGTACCTTAAGCGTACAACTAATATTGGACTCATCTACCATGGAGACACGTCCTGTGCTCTCGCTGGTTACTCAGATTCTGACTATGTTGCAGACTTGGATGTGAGAAGATTTGTGACTAGGTACACATTTATGAGTAGAGACTCTCTTATCAGTTGGAAGGCAACACTTAATCCCATAATGGCTTTATCCACTATAGAGGCAGAGTACATGGCTTTGGAAAAAGCAACAAAGGAAGGAATCTAG